DNA from Nitrospira sp.:
CCACGCACTGTGCTCTCGATGGAGCCATCGGCCCGGCATCCATCACCATCTCTCCACGCCATGAACCGTCGGGACACGCGATCGACTTGATGAATGAAAAGATGTTACGTTGCTTGTTCGACACAAACGACACGGCGTCGTGAATCGGCGCTCTATGCCGGTGATTCGGGGTGTTGCGGAGGGAGGAAGGTCATGATGACACATCTACGCCGACCACGGTCTGTCTGGAATTCGAATCCCCAGAAAGGGGTCTGCGCGGGGCACAGGCAAGCGACTGCCGCCTGTATCTTCGGCGCGTTGCTTTGTCTGGGGCTCTCAAACCCGACGCCCGGCCCGGCTGCCGAACCTTCTCCCCCGCTCTCCCCAATGACGCCTGAACCGGCCTACTCCCTGGAGACCATATTGACCTTTGCATTGTCGCGTAACCCGTCGGTCACCAGCGCCGAGGGCGCCATCGATCAGAACCGGGGCTATCAGGTCGCAGCCCACACCTACCCCAATCCCTCGGTCAATGCCAATACCGGCCACGGCACCATCCGGGATGCGGGACGCGCGGACGTGCGTGATACGCTGACCCGGCAATCGATCACGGAATACAATGTGACCATAGGCCAGCCGCTCGAATGGCCCTCGAAACGGGCAGCCCGCCAGCGTGCGACGGAGGCGGGCGTCGCCGTCGCTTCTGCAGGCCTCGAAGAAACCCGCCTGAATTTGAAGGCCGATGTCAAGGTCGCATTTTACGATCTGCTCTTGGCCCAGCGCGCGGTGACGCTGGCACAACAAAACCTCGCCACCATCGAAGACGTTCACAAGGCCGTGCGCACCCGTGTGCGCCTGGGAGAAAGCCCGCAATTCGAAGCGATTCGCTCGGAGGTGGAAGTCCTCAAGGCCAATCAATCACTCACCCAAGCGGTCAACCGCGTGCGCGTCAGCCGCGTGATGCTCGACATGTTGACGGCCGGCTCGCTGGGAACCTCCTACTCGATCAACGGGCAGTTCCACCGCGTCGGCCCCAGCTTCGGTCTCGACCTTCTGACGCAACGTGCGCTCACGCAACACCCGACCATCCTGCGCCTGACGAAATTCGTCGAACAGGCCGACCATACCCTGGAATTCGAACGCCAAGCCCGGGTGCCGAACATTACCGTCGGCGGCAGCTACTGGCGGGAAATCGGGCGCGAAGCCTTTCAAGGCGGCCTCACGATCCCGACTCCCCTGTGGGATCGGCGGCAGGGCGAAATCATGGCGGCCTTCGGCAGCAAACGGAAGGGGGAAGCCGATTTCCTCCGCGCCCGGAACGAATTGATCCGCAACATCAGCCAACACTTTCAAGACGCCAAGACCACCGCAGAGTTGATCGAAGTGTATGAGAAGGGTCTGCTCAAACAGGCCGAAGAAGCACTGCGGATCGCCAAGTTCAGTTTCCAACAGGGCGCGTCCAGCCTGATCGAAGTGCTCGACGCGCAACGCGTCCAACGTCAAATTCTGTTAGACTATGCGCAGGCCCAATTCGATCTCTCGATCGCATTGGCGCTCCTGGAACGCGCCGTGGGAGGCGCTCTCTAATGCCGCAGACCGAACCGATTTCCACCGAACCGCAGCCATTCCGGCACAGCCATCTTCGGATGCGCTCCGCGACGGTCCTTCTCGGCGTGATCGTCCTGTTCCTGTCCTCAGGATGCGAAGGACCGCCTCCGAACGCGACCGGCGCCAATCCACCGGCTCCCGCCCTCGACAAGGGCTTGGTGCGCCTGACCGCCGAAGAGATCCGGTCCTCTGGAATCGTCGTCGAACCGGTCGCACGCGGTCAATTCCGGACCATCCGTGAGTTTCCCGGCACCATCGAACCGAATGAACATGCCTTGGCGGAAATCACGACTCTCGTACGCGGCCGGGTCATCGATGTCTATGCGGACCTCGGCAGGGAAGTAAAAGGAGGGACTCTCCTGGCGCTGCTCTACAGCAGTGAGCTGGGCATGGCCCAGTCGGCCTATCTGAAAGCCTCGGCGAAACTGAACGTCGCCGACCGGGCGTTCCGCCGGGCAGAATTGCTGCTGAAAGAGAAGGTGATCGGCCTGGCTGAATTGCAGCGACGCGAAGGAGAAATGCTCAGCCTGCGGGCGGAGCTGCGGGAGGCCCGCGATCGCCTCCTGCTCTTGGGTTTGACCGAGGAAGATCTGCGGAATTTGGATCGCAACCATACGATCCGTTCCCATGTACCGGTGGTGGCCCCATTCGACGGCCGGGTGATCGCCCGCAACCTGACCAAGGGCGAGGTCGTGGAGACGACGGAGAAACTGTTCGTGGTCGCAGACCTGTCCGACGTCTGGGTGACCGCCGTCATCCCCGAAAAGGATATTCCGTACATCCGTCCCGACCAAACGAACGCGGAGCAATCGGTAGAGGTCCTCGTGGCCGCCTATCCGGGACAGGTCTTCAAGGGACGCATCACTTACGTGGGCGATGTGCTCGATCCCGCGACCAGGACCATGCGCCTGCGACTGGAACTTCCGAATCCCGAGCGCAAACTCAAACCCGCGATGTACGCCACGGTTCGGGTCTATTCAGAACCGGAGCCGAATGTGCTGTTCATCCCCGAGGCCGCCGTTCAACGCGACCGCGATCGGCAGTTCGTCTTCGTCCAGCGTGAGCCGACCCTCTTTGAAGCCCGCGATGTGAAGCTGGGCAATTCAAACGGCCACGATGTCACGGTGCGAGACGGGCTGTTGGAGGGCGAGTCGATCGTGACGAAAGGAGCGTTTGTCCTGAAGTCCGAAATGCTCGGGGAACAGATCTAGCCTGATGTTAGCTTCTTTCCTGGCCTTTGCCCTCCGTCAACGTGTCCTGGTCGTGGTGATCGCGTGCATTCTCACCGCCGGAGGCATCTACGCCTTCCGTACCATCGCCATCGACGCCTTCCCGGATGTCACCACGGTGCTCGTCCAGGTCGTCACGAAAGTGCCCGGACTGTCTCCGGCCGAGGTGGAACGGTTCGTCACGTTCCCCATGGAGCTGCAAC
Protein-coding regions in this window:
- a CDS encoding CzcABC family efflux RND transporter, outer membrane protein, producing MMTHLRRPRSVWNSNPQKGVCAGHRQATAACIFGALLCLGLSNPTPGPAAEPSPPLSPMTPEPAYSLETILTFALSRNPSVTSAEGAIDQNRGYQVAAHTYPNPSVNANTGHGTIRDAGRADVRDTLTRQSITEYNVTIGQPLEWPSKRAARQRATEAGVAVASAGLEETRLNLKADVKVAFYDLLLAQRAVTLAQQNLATIEDVHKAVRTRVRLGESPQFEAIRSEVEVLKANQSLTQAVNRVRVSRVMLDMLTAGSLGTSYSINGQFHRVGPSFGLDLLTQRALTQHPTILRLTKFVEQADHTLEFERQARVPNITVGGSYWREIGREAFQGGLTIPTPLWDRRQGEIMAAFGSKRKGEADFLRARNELIRNISQHFQDAKTTAELIEVYEKGLLKQAEEALRIAKFSFQQGASSLIEVLDAQRVQRQILLDYAQAQFDLSIALALLERAVGGAL
- a CDS encoding CzcABC family efflux RND transporter, membrane fusion protein, whose protein sequence is MPQTEPISTEPQPFRHSHLRMRSATVLLGVIVLFLSSGCEGPPPNATGANPPAPALDKGLVRLTAEEIRSSGIVVEPVARGQFRTIREFPGTIEPNEHALAEITTLVRGRVIDVYADLGREVKGGTLLALLYSSELGMAQSAYLKASAKLNVADRAFRRAELLLKEKVIGLAELQRREGEMLSLRAELREARDRLLLLGLTEEDLRNLDRNHTIRSHVPVVAPFDGRVIARNLTKGEVVETTEKLFVVADLSDVWVTAVIPEKDIPYIRPDQTNAEQSVEVLVAAYPGQVFKGRITYVGDVLDPATRTMRLRLELPNPERKLKPAMYATVRVYSEPEPNVLFIPEAAVQRDRDRQFVFVQREPTLFEARDVKLGNSNGHDVTVRDGLLEGESIVTKGAFVLKSEMLGEQI